From the Scomber scombrus chromosome 22, fScoSco1.1, whole genome shotgun sequence genome, the window GCAGGGGATGGAAGGGTGAACCAGGTCTTTatgctgcagctgctgattGAGATTGATTTCAGGTGTGCCAAACCTCCACCACTGAGCCCTGCCTATgccaacacagacaaacaggggaggagacaagacagacaaacaaggaaACTCAGGAGGTCACATCTGGGGCTGTGACACCTTTAATATGTAAAGTTGAGGGTTGTTTTGTGGCAGCgggtatttattttattttactgcaaCACTTAAGCTACATTTTGCTGCTAGTACTTTGACTTTTACATGTAacggagtatttttacattgctgtatttcaAGTATCTGAGAACTTCTTCGTCTCAGaggttagagagagaaaaatggctTAAATGACAAATCTCCTCATTGCTTGTTTTCTGACCTCCAGGTGGTGTCTGTGCTGCGTCCAGAGGaaatgtttgagtgtgtgtttacgtgCGGTGCGGACTGTAAAGGGACGTCGCTGTATCCCTGCCTGCAGATCTTCGTCAACAACTCAGAGTCCAACTCTGTGGCTCTGCTGCACTTTGACGAGCAACAGCTGGTCCTCAACCCAAAGGTACGACTGATTTTTTGTATTAGttcactgttgttgtgtttaactttgtttgttttgttttaaaagtttcaTGTTGAAGTTGATTTAAACACTTCAACGTCATCAACCCAATGAAATGTTGAGTTGATGTTTGCTGCGTTACACCTTCAACAACTATAAGCTAGCTAGCTGAATTGGCCGTCCAACAGATACAGATTTATATTCTTATATtctttagagctgcaacaattagtcgattaatcaatgAACCAATTTTCAGTTAtagaaatgtgaatattttctggtttcttttgtcttctgtgacagtaaactgaatatttttgtgttttttggcaaatcaagacatttgaagacgtcattTTGAAAACAGTCATTAACACTTTTAACCCTTTTCTGACATCGAGTATTGATACCCAGCTGTAACCACAACTCTAGATAATTCTCTTATGTAAACTTTAACTATGACAACATTGCTATTAGTAGTATATTATCTTTTTGGCATTGCACTGggaatgttgtgttttcatagTAAGCGTCTTAGCCACTAATCCATCCAGGACGCCCGTTACGCCCACACAGTAATTATATTTAACCACAATAAAAGTAGTAgtcatgttgttttctttaatggAAACAAGGAACAACATGTTGAGTGTGAAGTTTGAGAAGCTGCACCGGTCTTCGCTCGGGTTTTAGAGAAACTAAAACAAGTGATCATGATGAATGTGAAGCAATTACATGAGTCAGctcatttatataaatataaggaGATATTTGTTAGAGGCTTATCTGTGTAGAGTTAATGGATTTCCtacaagaaagagaaaaaactgaaaaaagcaaTTAAATTTCAGTCGATTTATGAGTTTATTTCTAAACTTTTAAAGTCAAACAGTTGAACTTGAGtcaattaattcatatttaactGGTTGACAAGGATTTAGTATCATGCATTAACCTGTAAAATCAGGTGAATATAAAGTTAAATGCCTGATGCTGAAACATTTGAAGATAAAAATGGAAGCGCAGCAGCAATTCTGTGATTCTAtgttgttgcccccccccccccccccccccatgagcATCAGGAGCGCTTCAGTCTGATTGGTTTTCTTGTATCGCAGCTGTCTGAAGTCATGAGCCGGACAGAAATAGACCGAGTGAGAATGAACCAGTGAGACACAACACCATTAAGAccctcagtgtgtgaatgaaagaGTCAAAGCACCATTAACACACAGCTCACAGTAAACACAGCTGACaccatgtgtgtttatttcactttaaccctcctgttgtccccgagtcaagggagggagggagggagggaggaaggaaggaagggagggaggaaggaaggaggaaggaaaggaggaaggaagggagggaggaaggaaggaaggaaggaaggaaggaaggaaaaaggaaggaaaggaggaaggaagggaggatgaagggaggaaaggagggagggagggaggaaggaaggaggaggaggaggaaggaggaggaagaaaggaggaaggaagggagggagggaaggaaggaaggaaggaaggaaggaaggaaggaaggaaggaaggaaggaaggaaggaaggaaggaaaaggaaggaaaggaggaaggaagggaggatgaagggaggaaaggaggaaggaaggaagggagggaggaaggaaggaaggaaggaaggaaggaaggaaggaagaaggaaggaaaggagggaggaaggaaggaggaaggaaaggagggaggaaggaagaagggaggaaagatggaagggaggaaggaaaggaaggaaagtagggaggaaggaaggagggaaggaaagaaggaaggaggaaggaaaggaaggaaaggagggaggaaggacagaggaaggaagaaggacagaggaagaag encodes:
- the LOC134004349 gene encoding calcium-activated potassium channel subunit beta-4-like, whose translation is MAKIRVSYEYSEAEDKSIRLGLFLIACGILSLFILGFCWLSPTLQSLQSKPANCTVVSVLRPEEMFECVFTCGADCKGTSLYPCLQIFVNNSESNSVALLHFDEQQLVLNPKLSEVMSRTEIDRVRMNQ